The following are encoded together in the Zingiber officinale cultivar Zhangliang chromosome 8A, Zo_v1.1, whole genome shotgun sequence genome:
- the LOC122010503 gene encoding uncharacterized protein LOC122010503, protein MAYPQHNGQAEVANQEILRVLYARLDQMRGSWVDELPSVLWALRTTPKEMTGTTPFHLVYDGEAVVPVEVEVEFDRVQLYDEWNAERRHMELDLVDKTRAKAVVRLTAYRQRIKQNYNQRVIPRSFQVGDLI, encoded by the coding sequence ATGGCCTATCCTCAGCACAACGGGCAAGCCGAAGTCGCTAATCAGGAGATTCTCAGAGTCTTATATGCTCGGCTTGACCAAATGAGAGGAAGCTGGGTTGACGAGCTACCAAGTGTGCTGtgggctctccgcacgactcCAAAAGAGATGACCGGCACAACCCCATTTCATTTGGTGTACGACGGCGAAGCAGTGGTCCCTGTAGAAGTGGAAGTGGAGTTCGATCGGGTGCAGCTCTATGACGAATGGAATGCTGAACGGAGGCATATGGAGCTCGACCTAGTGGACAAAACACGCGCTAAAGCAGTCGTTCGGCTAACAGCTTACCGGCAACGGataaagcaaaactacaaccagaGAGTAATCCCAAGatccttccaggtcggcgatctcatctag